The following are from one region of the Gammaproteobacteria bacterium genome:
- a CDS encoding B12-binding domain-containing radical SAM protein: MTIVLSTLNARYIHSALGLRYLKAHMGSLEAQTRIVEFDLQRPLLEIAEALLQLNPTIVGFGVYIWNVEETTRLIAILKKIQPKLTIVIGGPEVSYEFEQQGITQLCDYLITGAADLAFVRLCETIVENLAPAEKIIHAQTPSPKQLQLPYYLYTQEDIENRVLYIEASRGCPFKCEFCLSALDKTSTGFELEPLLRELDLLIQRGARQFKFVDRTFNLNTQHSSRILQFFLDRMDLNLFIHFEVIPDHLPEKLKLLITQFPPGSLQFELGIQSFDPQTQERISRKQNNEKTCENLLWLRQHTSVHLHTDLILGLPGETLSSIAKGFNQLQQLEPQEIQVGILKRLRGTPIIRHTQNHQMVYNPNPPYNLICSDTLDFATMQRLTRFARYWDLVGNSARFKYSLPLLLDTEPFQRFLYFSDSLFSQTGQTHRFSLKRLYEYVHSFLHKNLTRYKELDAQIIDTALLQDYLDSGLKSTPTFIDKKQYLELKRLNSKQHEEISTGKRQQRHINP; this comes from the coding sequence ATGACCATTGTCCTATCCACACTCAATGCACGTTACATTCATAGCGCCCTGGGACTGCGTTACCTCAAAGCACATATGGGAAGCCTGGAAGCACAAACCCGGATCGTGGAATTTGATCTGCAGCGACCTCTATTAGAAATTGCTGAAGCCTTGCTTCAACTCAACCCAACTATTGTCGGATTTGGCGTCTATATCTGGAACGTTGAGGAAACCACTCGGCTGATCGCGATCCTGAAAAAAATTCAACCCAAGCTGACGATAGTCATTGGCGGCCCTGAGGTGAGTTACGAATTCGAGCAACAAGGTATCACTCAGCTTTGTGACTATTTGATTACGGGAGCCGCTGACTTAGCGTTCGTCCGGCTGTGTGAAACCATTGTGGAAAACCTGGCCCCAGCTGAAAAAATCATACATGCCCAAACACCATCCCCAAAACAATTACAACTCCCCTACTACCTTTACACTCAGGAGGATATTGAGAACAGGGTTTTGTACATTGAAGCCTCGAGGGGCTGCCCCTTTAAATGCGAATTTTGCTTATCCGCATTGGATAAAACATCCACGGGTTTTGAGCTGGAACCACTGCTGCGGGAACTGGATTTGCTAATTCAACGTGGCGCCAGGCAGTTTAAATTCGTGGATCGAACCTTTAATTTGAACACACAACACAGTAGCCGAATACTGCAATTCTTCCTTGATCGAATGGATTTAAACCTGTTTATTCACTTTGAGGTCATCCCGGATCACTTACCGGAAAAATTGAAATTATTAATTACTCAGTTTCCACCGGGAAGTCTTCAATTTGAACTGGGGATACAAAGCTTTGATCCGCAAACACAAGAAAGAATCAGTCGCAAACAAAACAACGAAAAGACCTGCGAAAACCTCTTATGGCTGCGACAGCATACAAGTGTGCATCTACATACGGACCTGATTCTAGGCTTGCCGGGAGAAACCCTGTCAAGTATCGCCAAAGGATTTAACCAACTGCAACAACTGGAACCGCAGGAAATTCAGGTGGGCATACTCAAACGCCTGCGTGGTACCCCCATTATTCGCCACACACAAAATCACCAAATGGTGTATAACCCCAATCCTCCCTATAACCTCATATGCTCTGACACCCTAGATTTTGCCACCATGCAAAGACTGACACGCTTTGCCCGCTACTGGGATTTAGTGGGAAACTCCGCCCGATTCAAATACAGCCTGCCACTGCTTTTGGATACGGAACCGTTCCAGCGGTTTCTGTACTTCAGTGATTCCCTGTTTAGCCAAACCGGTCAGACCCACCGCTTTTCCTTAAAACGGTTATACGAATATGTACATAGCTTTTTACATAAAAACCTGACCCGGTACAAGGAACTTGACGCACAAATCATAGACACGGCACTACTGCAGGACTATCTCGACAGTGGCCTTAAATCCACACCAACATTTATTGATAAAAAACAGTACCTTGAACTGAAAAGGCTCAATTCAAAACAACACGAGGAAATATCCACGGGAAAACGTCAGCAACGACACATCAATCCATGA
- a CDS encoding universal stress protein, which translates to MAYSKIAVAIDFSPTADVVIQRALDMAHNNAALLCLTHIVDHLPPMGFGEEPLIAPDWMIPENTLLQEAEKSLNNFALTHAVIAAEQVVAVGTPHHEIARIAAEKNCDLIVVGSHGRHGVRLLLGSTANGVLHHALCDVLAVRIPNE; encoded by the coding sequence ATGGCTTATTCAAAAATAGCAGTCGCCATTGATTTTTCGCCTACGGCGGATGTGGTCATCCAACGTGCTCTGGACATGGCACATAACAATGCCGCCCTGCTTTGTTTAACCCACATTGTGGATCACCTTCCCCCCATGGGCTTCGGTGAGGAACCCCTAATTGCACCGGACTGGATGATCCCGGAAAACACGTTGTTACAAGAAGCCGAAAAATCTTTAAACAATTTTGCCCTTACCCACGCCGTCATTGCTGCTGAACAAGTGGTTGCGGTGGGTACGCCGCACCATGAAATCGCCCGTATTGCTGCGGAAAAAAACTGTGATCTGATAGTCGTGGGGTCACACGGCCGCCATGGGGTTCGCCTGCTACTGGGCTCTACGGCCAATGGCGTGTTACATCATGCCCTGTGTGATGTACTCGCCGTCCGTATACCCAATGAATAA
- a CDS encoding ribose-phosphate diphosphokinase, with protein sequence MPNSKPHDTFLVTFADEDQEQARLLSQHLGIERAQIQVHYFPDGECRITLPEMSARQLILLRCLDHPNSKLVELMLAAGTARRLGCKDLTLIAPYLCYMRQDAAFKPGEAISQEIIGKFLSDHVDQLITVDAHLHRISELHQAVPAHRALNITAAQQIGRFIAQQIDKPVLLGPDSESQQWVHSAAEPGQLPWFVADKQRLGDRRVQIQLPDMPVKQRNIVIVDDMASTGETIMQAALLLQQRGAASVSCALTHALFDDNIYSKMRQSGIQAIWSCNTVSHPTNRVDITPLLAQAWFSVQKESEL encoded by the coding sequence ATGCCGAACTCTAAACCCCATGATACATTTTTGGTCACCTTTGCCGATGAGGATCAGGAGCAGGCTCGTCTCTTATCGCAACATTTGGGAATAGAACGGGCGCAAATTCAAGTACATTATTTTCCGGATGGAGAATGCAGAATCACACTGCCGGAAATGTCGGCCCGGCAACTGATTTTGTTACGTTGTTTGGATCATCCCAACAGCAAACTGGTGGAGCTGATGCTTGCCGCCGGCACCGCCCGTCGGCTGGGCTGCAAAGATCTCACCCTGATTGCCCCTTATCTCTGCTATATGCGCCAGGACGCGGCGTTTAAACCGGGTGAAGCCATCAGTCAGGAAATTATCGGTAAGTTTCTCAGCGACCACGTAGATCAACTGATCACCGTAGATGCCCATTTGCATCGCATCAGCGAACTGCATCAGGCCGTCCCGGCCCATCGTGCCCTCAATATTACCGCGGCGCAGCAAATCGGTCGTTTTATTGCACAACAGATAGACAAGCCGGTGTTACTGGGACCGGATAGTGAATCGCAACAGTGGGTACACAGCGCCGCGGAGCCGGGTCAACTACCTTGGTTTGTAGCCGACAAGCAACGCCTGGGGGACCGTCGAGTGCAGATACAACTTCCCGACATGCCGGTAAAACAGCGTAATATCGTCATTGTTGACGATATGGCCAGCACCGGCGAAACCATTATGCAAGCGGCACTTTTACTACAGCAACGAGGAGCCGCCAGTGTCAGCTGTGCCCTCACCCATGCCCTGTTCGACGACAACATCTATTCTAAAATGCGACAGAGCGGAATCCAGGCGATCTGGAGCTGTAATACGGTCAGCCACCCTACCAATCGGGTGGATATCACCCCCTTACTGGCCCAAGCCTGGTTTTCAGTGCAAAAGGAATCGGAGCTTTAA
- a CDS encoding thymidine phosphorylase family protein, which produces MDTLQLRKVGIDTYLENVAYLHRECEVYRAEGFQALSKIIIKLNHISIYAVLNVVDDAGIVSPGELGLSQQAFEQLNADEGTAVSVSQAAPPRSMDAVRRKINGERLNLEDFRAITNDIGKNRYSKMELAAFLVASGQTGLDREEILHLTQAMTESGDRLDWHDSVVVDKHCIGGIPGNRTSMIVAPIVAAHGTLMPKTSSRAITSPAGTADTMEVLANVELTPQQLHQVVAKERTCLAWGGTAGLAPVDDILISVERPLGIDSMGQMVASILSKKLAAGSTHLLIDIPVGTSAKVRHMREALQLRKLFEYTADRLNLQLDVVLSDGNQPVGRGIGPVLEARDVMQVLNNLDSAPNDLRQKSLRLAGRLLEFDPDVRGGNGFALARDILDSGRALKKMQAIIAAQGKQTTNFELGQRTMDVVAGKTGYVVAINNFQMSKIARLAGAPMDKGAGVDLFKKLGDPVEADTVVYRIHAQFPADFHFACALAQQDSGYRIGDQSRIPTPYAEL; this is translated from the coding sequence ATGGACACATTGCAACTACGCAAGGTGGGCATAGATACCTACCTCGAAAACGTCGCCTATTTACATCGAGAATGCGAGGTTTATCGTGCTGAAGGATTCCAGGCTCTTTCCAAAATTATAATCAAACTCAACCACATCAGTATCTACGCCGTTCTCAATGTAGTTGATGATGCCGGCATTGTCTCTCCCGGTGAACTGGGACTGTCACAACAAGCCTTTGAACAATTGAATGCCGATGAAGGCACGGCGGTCAGTGTATCCCAAGCCGCTCCACCCCGTTCGATGGATGCCGTACGCCGCAAAATCAATGGGGAACGCTTGAACCTGGAGGACTTTCGAGCCATCACCAATGATATTGGCAAGAATCGTTATTCCAAAATGGAACTGGCGGCATTCCTGGTTGCATCAGGACAAACGGGGTTGGACCGTGAGGAAATTCTCCACCTTACCCAGGCCATGACCGAATCCGGCGACCGTCTCGACTGGCACGACTCAGTGGTGGTGGATAAGCACTGTATTGGTGGAATTCCGGGCAATCGCACTTCCATGATAGTTGCACCCATCGTCGCCGCCCATGGTACGCTGATGCCCAAAACCTCCAGCCGGGCCATAACCTCACCTGCCGGCACGGCAGACACCATGGAAGTGCTGGCAAATGTTGAACTGACACCGCAACAGTTACATCAGGTTGTGGCCAAGGAGCGAACCTGCCTGGCATGGGGCGGCACCGCCGGACTGGCACCGGTGGATGACATCCTGATCTCGGTAGAACGTCCGCTGGGCATTGATTCCATGGGGCAAATGGTAGCTTCCATATTGTCGAAAAAACTCGCTGCGGGCTCCACCCATTTGCTGATCGATATTCCGGTGGGCACCAGCGCCAAAGTACGTCATATGCGAGAAGCTTTGCAGCTGCGTAAGCTGTTCGAATACACCGCAGACCGGCTGAATCTCCAATTGGACGTGGTACTCAGTGACGGCAACCAACCGGTGGGCCGCGGCATTGGACCGGTGTTGGAAGCCCGGGATGTCATGCAGGTGTTGAACAATCTGGATAGTGCACCCAATGATTTACGCCAAAAATCCCTACGCCTGGCCGGGCGTCTGCTGGAATTTGACCCCGATGTTCGTGGCGGCAATGGCTTTGCGCTGGCTCGCGACATCCTGGACTCCGGTCGAGCCTTGAAAAAAATGCAAGCCATCATTGCCGCCCAGGGTAAACAAACCACGAACTTTGAGCTGGGCCAACGCACCATGGATGTGGTCGCCGGTAAAACCGGCTATGTGGTGGCCATTAACAATTTCCAGATGTCAAAAATCGCTCGTTTGGCCGGAGCCCCTATGGACAAAGGCGCCGGGGTGGATTTGTTCAAAAAACTGGGGGATCCGGTGGAAGCTGACACCGTGGTGTATCGCATACATGCCCAGTTTCCCGCCGACTTCCATTTCGCCTGCGCACTGGCACAGCAAGACAGCGGCTATCGTATTGGTGATCAGTCACGTATTCCCACGCCCTATGCCGAACTCTAA
- a CDS encoding cytochrome c, with protein sequence MIKPMMMLVMCGLLISVNAQAGGDAAAGKAKSEDCVGCHGLNGRSNNPNYPNLAGQKENYLIKATKDYRDGKRNDAIMGTIVKGLSDADIANLAAFYASVK encoded by the coding sequence ATGATAAAACCAATGATGATGTTAGTTATGTGCGGTCTTTTGATCAGTGTTAATGCACAAGCGGGGGGGGATGCGGCAGCCGGTAAGGCCAAGAGTGAAGACTGTGTCGGTTGCCACGGCCTAAATGGACGCAGCAACAATCCTAATTATCCCAATTTGGCTGGGCAAAAAGAAAACTACCTCATCAAAGCCACTAAGGATTATCGTGACGGCAAACGCAACGACGCCATCATGGGAACTATCGTGAAGGGGCTAAGCGACGCTGATATCGCCAATCTGGCGGCGTTTTACGCCAGCGTAAAATAG
- a CDS encoding EF-hand domain-containing protein, translating into MRYASVICFLSLLCISCQSNAPKEQDKFAPTRSSFDTIWNALATHDSNADGYIDSHEFNRFSKDPEVLAKVPENQQLIFEDIDENGDGLISQSELTTLSHRQMW; encoded by the coding sequence ATGCGATATGCAAGCGTTATTTGTTTTTTAAGTCTCCTCTGTATTTCCTGCCAAAGCAATGCACCGAAAGAGCAAGACAAATTTGCACCTACCCGATCTTCCTTCGACACCATTTGGAACGCCTTGGCCACACACGACTCCAACGCGGACGGATACATTGATTCACACGAATTTAACCGCTTTAGTAAAGACCCGGAAGTACTGGCAAAAGTACCAGAGAACCAACAACTTATATTTGAAGACATTGACGAAAACGGTGATGGGCTTATTTCCCAATCTGAGCTGACGACTCTCAGTCATCGGCAAATGTGGTAG
- a CDS encoding Frag1/DRAM/Sfk1 family protein, translating to MSTATFNRIPIYWLPILIGVLPVAAANICYVIASQAGHVPLCIPYLSGCTSISSTGRALPEALIFKGAIIPSAVLMMAYWALVYRWFTCFENKPGFGIRSIPVLGIIAAVFLIVYAVALGAIGEEYRNIRRVGVTLFFGLTFLAQLTMTAALHRLYRSGRVTLPAYLPKLYIAGAVVLLSIGLASTPLSWFLPQTNNIVEWNFAIIMYLYFLPTYWLWRHSGFYLHVATQTSG from the coding sequence ATGAGCACCGCAACTTTTAACCGTATTCCTATCTATTGGCTGCCCATCTTAATTGGGGTACTGCCCGTAGCTGCCGCCAATATTTGCTATGTGATCGCCTCACAGGCCGGTCACGTACCATTGTGCATTCCTTACCTCAGCGGTTGCACCTCCATCAGTTCAACGGGGCGGGCCCTGCCGGAAGCCTTGATATTTAAAGGTGCCATCATCCCAAGTGCGGTGTTAATGATGGCCTACTGGGCTCTGGTCTACCGTTGGTTTACCTGCTTTGAAAATAAACCCGGTTTTGGTATTCGCAGCATTCCGGTATTGGGAATCATTGCGGCTGTTTTTCTCATCGTCTACGCAGTAGCCTTGGGTGCCATCGGTGAGGAATACCGCAATATACGCCGCGTGGGCGTTACCCTGTTTTTTGGTTTGACGTTTCTGGCCCAGTTAACCATGACCGCAGCCTTGCATCGCCTGTACCGTAGTGGCCGTGTTACCCTGCCCGCTTATCTTCCCAAACTCTACATTGCGGGGGCTGTAGTGCTATTGAGTATCGGCCTTGCCAGTACGCCCTTGTCCTGGTTTTTACCGCAAACCAATAATATTGTGGAATGGAATTTCGCGATTATAATGTACTTGTATTTTTTACCTACATATTGGTTGTGGCGTCATAGCGGTTTTTACCTTCATGTCGCTACGCAGACATCCGGATAG
- a CDS encoding ATP-binding protein — MILSIKARLLTGLLTILALSFGIILVINYFDTEAELLELFDAQIAQAARVLLELSDHELQEQLAFHAQDDINHYQTQIHKYQQEIDFQIWVNGDHLAVKSAGAPSERFIEQDKVFGYYKKGQQHWRVYAISNQDGSIRVQVGQPYDQRNALSNSITVRLMTSFALLLPLLAICIVIIVAHSLNPFKRIAAQLKSRKARNLQAIDTRSVPPEAQPMIQSMNDLFIRLKAAFENIVLFTSNAAHELRTPLAQQLVHAQLAQKTTDEETREVALSEVVQGVKRATNLVEQLLTLSRLDPESALEESESTDLLAVVEENLESMMVTALKKSIDVNWNKTNDDMKVCGKSDLLSILVRNVFENAVRYTPENGTVDVYLSNNANSVSLQVSDSGPGIPLEERSRVFKRFYRLNSTSEGTGLGLAMVKRIAEIHQAQIELTESNYGGLQVNLKFLRNFPETCCESGN, encoded by the coding sequence ATGATTCTCTCCATCAAGGCCCGCCTGCTAACCGGTTTGCTTACCATACTGGCTTTGTCCTTTGGCATCATACTGGTTATTAACTATTTTGATACAGAAGCCGAATTACTGGAGTTATTCGACGCCCAGATTGCACAAGCGGCGCGGGTTTTATTGGAGCTCAGCGATCATGAATTGCAGGAGCAACTGGCTTTTCACGCACAGGATGATATTAACCATTACCAAACTCAGATCCACAAGTATCAGCAGGAAATTGACTTTCAAATCTGGGTCAATGGCGATCATTTGGCAGTAAAATCCGCCGGGGCGCCTTCGGAACGTTTCATAGAACAAGATAAGGTATTCGGATACTACAAAAAAGGGCAGCAACACTGGCGCGTTTATGCCATTTCCAACCAAGATGGCAGCATACGAGTACAGGTAGGACAGCCTTATGATCAACGAAACGCCCTGAGTAACAGTATTACTGTAAGGCTCATGACCTCATTCGCCTTGCTGCTGCCTCTGTTGGCTATTTGTATTGTCATTATTGTGGCGCATTCTCTCAATCCCTTTAAACGTATCGCCGCACAACTCAAATCGCGCAAAGCTCGCAATCTACAAGCCATTGACACCCGCTCTGTGCCACCGGAAGCTCAGCCCATGATACAGTCAATGAACGACTTATTTATCCGGCTCAAAGCAGCATTCGAAAATATCGTCCTGTTTACCTCCAACGCCGCTCACGAATTACGCACACCTTTAGCTCAACAGTTGGTGCATGCTCAACTGGCTCAAAAAACCACCGATGAGGAAACTCGCGAAGTTGCGTTAAGTGAAGTGGTACAAGGTGTAAAGCGAGCAACCAATTTAGTGGAACAACTGCTCACCCTGTCCCGATTGGACCCGGAAAGTGCACTGGAAGAGTCCGAATCCACCGACTTGCTTGCGGTTGTGGAGGAAAACCTGGAAAGCATGATGGTCACGGCACTGAAAAAGAGCATTGATGTCAACTGGAATAAAACCAATGACGACATGAAGGTGTGTGGAAAATCGGACTTATTGTCTATTTTGGTTCGTAACGTGTTTGAAAATGCCGTGCGGTATACCCCGGAAAACGGCACAGTCGATGTCTATTTAAGCAACAATGCCAACTCGGTGTCATTACAAGTCTCCGACAGTGGGCCCGGTATTCCTTTGGAAGAACGCAGTCGTGTTTTTAAACGCTTTTACCGGCTAAACAGTACCAGCGAAGGTACCGGACTGGGGTTGGCCATGGTGAAGCGCATTGCAGAAATTCATCAGGCGCAAATTGAATTGACAGAATCAAACTACGGAGGCCTGCAAGTCAACCTGAAATTCCTGCGCAACTTCCCCGAGACTTGCTGCGAATCGGGTAACTAA
- a CDS encoding response regulator transcription factor: MRLLLVEDNESIGKGLYLGLNQSGYAVDWVRDGETAESAFNTNDYDVAVLDLGLPRKSGMSVLAAVRANGNRVPIVVLTAKDTIDERITGLDTGADDYMVKPFDLDELGARLRAVMRRNRGRATPVLLHGDLELDPAAHSVRKNGAALELTPKAFDILHVFMENQGQVVSRSRLEESLYSWKNEIDSNAIEVHIHQIRKKLGPDIIRTVRGSGYIMDTIDYQET, translated from the coding sequence ATGAGATTGTTACTGGTAGAAGATAATGAAAGTATTGGTAAAGGACTGTATCTGGGTTTGAACCAAAGTGGTTATGCTGTGGACTGGGTACGAGACGGCGAAACCGCCGAATCTGCTTTTAACACCAATGATTACGATGTTGCTGTGTTAGATCTGGGATTACCGCGAAAATCCGGCATGAGCGTGTTGGCAGCTGTTCGTGCCAACGGTAACCGTGTCCCTATTGTGGTGTTAACGGCAAAAGATACCATCGACGAACGCATCACAGGCCTGGATACCGGCGCCGATGACTATATGGTAAAACCGTTTGACTTGGATGAGTTGGGTGCCCGTTTGCGAGCCGTCATGCGGCGCAACCGTGGTCGCGCCACCCCCGTTTTACTGCATGGAGATCTGGAACTCGATCCGGCCGCCCACAGCGTACGCAAAAACGGTGCGGCGCTGGAACTCACGCCAAAAGCTTTCGATATTCTCCATGTATTTATGGAAAACCAAGGCCAAGTGGTCAGCCGCTCTCGATTAGAGGAAAGCCTGTATTCCTGGAAAAACGAAATCGACAGCAATGCCATAGAAGTACACATTCATCAAATCCGTAAAAAGCTGGGTCCGGACATAATCCGTACCGTGCGCGGTAGTGGTTATATTATGGATACCATCGACTATCAGGAAACATGA